A single window of Salminus brasiliensis chromosome 18, fSalBra1.hap2, whole genome shotgun sequence DNA harbors:
- the c18h18orf54 gene encoding lung adenoma susceptibility protein 2, which translates to MGSVDVPLSPESTVTSLLASSGRLKSSLHPEPVPTIKYKDRNYESATEALDAYIADFQRSLQVSEASVGRLELPRGLATPLPRRSGRRNRDVLKESLTEKELDFLKLPVGPKHRDSDRLSMTTDDLLLLPSDGSLPVTRTSAFLSQSGRYALGRSANSSFWSRSRPGGTPQTSLHHPAAQRNPHRARASGQERPLRVDDLLLSSSRVLSTKTDPPGSLASHHLPRWITSRKSEMDFSGVTSIPDLKYPLWLRECDIPTGTSAGTSAPTVPRWVSELEKNADEGQQNPVNHKKGPSGGGSDQATLRELRLQFAETLASAESSEGRGAVYDNGEPFRGDRIGSLIQRAEQVLKSPSLGLGCTAEEPHGSPGGTEELLEADHSWENPPVTFKSPVPVGEPEDELTTDESQRDATEKSIGSSSGYSSRKHHGPVEALKQMLFSLQAVEQKVTQQKDAGPQSFASGANLPNLPTQVEDQELKKFPQPDTEGYDSAPGGQSLQRALHHLGRLKSLVDEMNERKTRELQPMGK; encoded by the exons ATGGGCTCTGTGGACGTCCCTCTGTCTCCAGAATCGACCGTCACCTCGCTGCTGGCCAGCTCGGGACGCCTGAAGAGCTCCCTGCACCCGGAGCCGGTCCCAACCATCAAATACAAGGACAGGAACTATGAATCGGCCACAGAGGCGCTGGACGCCTACATCGCAGACTTCCAGAGGAGCCTGCAGGTCTCGGAGGCTTCCGTGGGGCGGCTGGAGCTTCCCAGAGGGCTGGCCACACCTTTGCCGCGCCGGTCGGGACGCCGGAACAGAGATG TGCTGAAAGAAAGCTTGACCGAAAAAGAGCTGGACTTTCTGAAGCTTCCAGTCGGCCCCAAGCACAGAGACTCCGACCGCCTCAGCATGACCACCGACGACCTCCTGCTGCTGCCGTCCGACGGCTCACTTCCTGTGACCCGCACCTCGGCCTTCCTCTCCCAGTCGGGAAGGTACGCTCTGGGCCGCAGCGCTAACTCCAGCTTCTGGTCTCGTTCAAGGCCCGGCGGCACTCCGCAAACTTCCCTCCATCACCCCGCGGCACAAAGGAACCCTCACCGAGCGAGAGCCTCAGGGCAAGAGAGGCCGCTGCGTGTGGACGACTTGCTGCTGAGCAGCTCGAGAGTCCTGTCCACAAAGACGGACCCTCCAGGCTCCCTGGCGTCCCACCACCTGCCTAGATGGATTACCAGTCGCAAGTCAGAAATGGACTTTTCCGGGGTGACCAGCATTCCAGACCTGAAGTATCCCCTCTGGCTCAGGGAATGTGACATTCCAACAGGAACCAGCGCAGGAACCAGCGCTCCAACCGTCCCCCGCTGGGTCAGCGAGCTGGAAAAGAACGCTGATGAGGGTCAGCAGAACCCTGTCAATCACAAAAAGGGTCCTAGTGGAGGTGGCAGTGACCAGGCCACACTCAGGgagctgaggctgcagtttGCAGAGACGCTGGCATCAGCCGAAAGCAGCGAAGGCAGAGGGGCCGTGTATGACAACGGGGAACCGTTCCGAG GCGACAGGATTGGCTCTCTGATCCAGAGGGCGGAGCAGGTGTTGAAATCCCCCTCTCTCGGTCTGGGTTGTACAGCCGAGGAGCCGCACGGCAGTCCAGGAGGCACAGAGGAGCTTCTGGAGGCCGACCACTCATGGGAAAATCCTCCGGTGACATT TAAGTCTCCTGTTCCAGTAGGGGAGCCAGAGGACGAGCTAACCACTGATGAGTCTCAGAGGGATGCAACAGAGAAG TCCATAGGCTCCTCGTCTGGCTACAGCAGTAGGAAACACCATGGTCCCGTTGAGGCCTTAAAGCAGATGCTGTTCAGCCTTCAGGCCGTGGAGCAGAAGGTGACGCAGCAGAAAGACGCCGGGCCACAGAGCTTTGCTAGCGGGGCTAACCTTCCAAACCTGCCAACACAGGTGGAGGACCAGGAGCTTAAGAAG TTTCCGCAACCAGATACCGAAGGTTATGATTCGGCTCCTGGCGGGCAGTCATTACAGAG AGCTCTGCATCACCTCGGGAGACTGAAAAGCCTCGTGGACGAAATGAATGAGAGAAAGACCCGAGAACTGCAGCCGATGGGGAAATGA
- the LOC140539267 gene encoding uncharacterized protein has protein sequence MPLSSKEKSARFRERIKKDPEAWEAHLAKRKESYERRKREGRIGRPLISQLSRTEKEKVRQQWKQYQRKYRERKKATEESLRNLDSAATAPVELPPNADGQNARISVDVRQPDVRRSGEPPVNGTLAIHRVFSTEPGNITYWEVSCSCTRPHICQHHKTTAVNSRTDRPSAGVQDGTDLNKFILVKYEGQPLVGQVLQINGEEVEVCHI, from the exons ATGCCGCTATCCAGTAAGGAGAAATCGGCCCGATTCAGGGAGCGCATTAAAAAGGACCCAGAGGCATGGGAAGCTCACCTCGCGAAACGAAAAGAGAG TTACGAgcggaggaagagagaggggagaattGGGAGACCCCTCATTAGCCAGCTGTCCAGAACTGAAAAGGAAAAAGTGAGGCAGCAGTGGAAGCAATACCAGAGAAAGTACAGGGAGAGGAAAAAAGCTACGGAGGAATCATTAAGGAATCTTGACTCAGCGGCTACAGCTCCAGTAGAACTCCCTCCCAAcgctgatggacagaatgcTCGAATCAGTGTAGATGTCCGGCAGCCTGACGTCAGGAGGTCCGGCGAGCCTCCTGTAAATGGAACTCTGGCGATACACCGGGTCTTCTCCACCGAACCAGGGAACATCACGTACTGGGAGGTCTCCTGCTCCTGCACCAGACCACACATCTGCCAACATCACAAAACCACAGCGGTCAACTCCAGGACAGACAGACCCTCAGCCGGTGTCCAAGACGGGACCGATCTGAATAAGTTCATCTTGGTGAAATATGAAGGTCAGCCGCTCGTGGGACAGGTTCTCCAGATAAACGGTGAAGAGGTTGAGGTGTGCCATATTTAG
- the LOC140538988 gene encoding vitelline membrane outer layer protein 1 homolog: protein MHQLVYITVTLLLVSFGSYARGQRPIKTTLTVPNGAPWGEWSQKEMCPKGYYAAGFSLKVEYAIDGDDTALNGIRLHCVNTPLGRSHYSVYTTATSGTGSWGTWTNIKWCQTGMLKNFQLLVEPPQGNGDDTAANNIKFQCTGGEELTGAGTNWGSWGGWSKWCTETGICGIQTKIEGPQGSGDDTSLNDVRFFCCA, encoded by the exons ATGCATCAGCTGGTTTACATCACAGTGACTCTGCTTCTGGTCTCGTTTGGATCCTACGCTAGAGGACAGAGGCCCATTAAGACAACACTCACCGTTCCTAATGGTGCCCCCTGGGGTGAATGGTCCCAGAAAGAAATGTGCCCAAAGGGCTATTACGCTGCAGGCTTCAGTCTTAAG GTCGAGTACGCCATCGATGGAGATGACACAGCCTTGAATGGAATTCGCCTTCACTGTGTTAACACGCCCTTAGGCAGATCACATTATTCAGTCTACACCACGGCAACATCTGGCACAGGAAG CTGGGGTACATGGACAAATATTAAATGGTGCCAGACTGGGATGCTGAAGAACTTCCAGCTACTGGTCGAGCCCCCTCAAGGAAACGGTGACGATACGGCTGCCAACAACATAAA GTTCCAATGCACCGGAGGGGAGGAGCTTACCGGTGCCGGCACGAACTGGGGTAGCTGGGGCGGCTGGAGCAAGTGGTGCACAGAAACAGGGATCTGTGGCATCCAGACGAAAATAGAGGGGCCGCAAGGGTCAGGAGACGACACCTCTCTCAACGACGTCCGTTTCTTCTGCTGCGCTTGA